The Canis lupus familiaris isolate Mischka breed German Shepherd chromosome 19, alternate assembly UU_Cfam_GSD_1.0, whole genome shotgun sequence genome contains a region encoding:
- the DBI gene encoding acyl-CoA-binding protein: MSQAEFDKAAEDVKHLKTKPADDEMLYIYSHYKQATVGDINTERPGLLDLRGKAKWDAWNQLKGTSKEDAMKAYVNKVEDLKKKYGI, encoded by the exons ATGTCTCAG GCTGAGTTTGACAAAGCTGCCGAGGATGTTAAGCACCTCAAGACCAAGCCAGCAGATGATGAGATGTTGTACATCTACAGCCACTACAAACAAGCAACTGTAGGTGACATAAACACAG AACGGCCTGGGCTGTTGGATCTCAGAGGCAAGGCCAAGTGGGATGCCTGGAATCAGCTGAAAG GGACTTCCAAGGAAGATGCCATGAAAGCTTACGTCAACAAAGTAGAAGATCTAAAGAAAAAATACGGAATATAA